A part of Cotesia glomerata isolate CgM1 linkage group LG4, MPM_Cglom_v2.3, whole genome shotgun sequence genomic DNA contains:
- the LOC123263745 gene encoding atrial natriuretic peptide receptor 1, whose translation MRKKYRITKLVLLFFTALVFFSRSNYLSRITAKELFVRNYNVGVLMASHLDSPFDLERCGPAVDLALAEVNEFLIIHNVQLQKVQASYPSCSGARAPGLAADMHFHDNVIAFIGPACAFALEPVARLAAYWNTPIITGMGDQPPSEGELSVTSGILGRLHKWKNESSGIFKDKSKYPTLTRMSYCQCRLRLVFSSIFKEFGWSHVALILDKSDLFSLTVGKNLEYGLRKDGLLKFVRELDGNAHDDSYHLYLRDASMYARVVILSVRGTLVRRFMLAAHALGMTRGDWTFLDVEIIQGSYWGDHDWEIGDVEDAAARKAYEALLRVSLLQPTSPRFQDFAEDVRIRAQTNYNYTFSDGEEVNFFIGAFYDGVYLLGMALNETLSEGGNILDGLAMTKRMWGRDFMGITGHVRIDEDGDRDADYSILDLDPITGRFEVVAHYLGLNREYNQVSGKKIHWPGGREGPPADIPECGFLGNDPACALKTDAYTLILYSSFALGVFLFAVSTAACLLYRHLRLSADLNNMSWRIRPEELLLEVSKTFSSKINLHQAMAEANNFGLEQKRRGSQLSGDSLAPTSMFTSVGIYKGERVAIKKVTKKKVVDVTKKLLWEIKQVRDVTSENTVRFIGACLCSPSPTVLILTEYCPKGSLKDVLNNDAIKLDWNFRMSLIHDIVKGMDYLHASEVNAHGKLRSCNCLIDGRFVLKISDFGLKTLTTPAELIIDDNYYTKLLWIAPELLPQTVLPGSAATQKGDVYSFAIILEEIILRGGPYEVAKSNMSSQEIVNRVSSGENPCFRPEVQPKDCPPDILCLMERCWSEISEDRPTFQTIRGIIRGIMKGYCENLMDDLLRRMEQYANNLEALVEEKTEQLTLEKRRSEELLYQVLPRQVAGQLMAGELVQPEQFESVTIYFSDIVGFTALCAQSTAMQVVDFLNDLYSTFDRIIGFYDVYKVETIGDAYMVVSGLPQRNGDEHAKEIGLMALAILDAVKSFKIGHRQDSQLSVRIGAHSGPVCAGVVGQKMPHYCLFGDTVNTASRMESSGLPLKIHVSETTKNILDKFGTFELELRGEVELKGKGTVTSFWLNGCTTPDPRLSSPKLRKHSTSPPDNGQCTTLNPLIFPQNILNAKNSNNTFINLSEL comes from the exons CGAAAGAATTGTTTGTGCGGAATTATAACGTTGGAGTGCTGATGGCATCCCATTTAGACAGCCCGTTTGACCTAGAACGATGTGGACCTGCTGTTGATTTAGCACTCGCAGaagttaatgaatttttaattatacataatgTTCAATTACAGAAAGTGCAAGCTAG TTATCCATCGTGTAGTGGTGCAAGAGCACCAGGATTAGCGGCAGACATGCATTTTCATGATAACGTTATCGCATTTATCGGTCCAGCGTGTGCTTTTGCATTAGAACCTGTTGCAAGGCTCGCGGCTTATTGGAACACGCCAATAATTACTGGAATGGGCGATCAg cCGCCGTCAGAAGGCGAACTCTCGGTAACATCCGGTATCCTTGGTAGACTTCACAAGTGGAAAAATGAGAGCTCT gggatttttaaagataaaagtaaatatcCAACTCTAACAAGAATGTCTTATTGCCAATGTCGCTTGCGATTAGTATTCTCAAGTATCTTCAAGGAATTCGGATGGTCACACGTCGCATTGATCCTCGACAAATCTGATTTGTTTTCATTAACCGTAGGAAAGAATTTGGAGTACGGATTACGGAAAGATGGCTTGTTGAAATTTGTTCGAGAACTCGATGGTAATGCGCATGATGATTCTTATCATTTGTATCTTCGCGATGCGAGTATGTATGCAAGAg TTGTAATTCTGAGCGTACGAGGAACCCTTGTTAGAAGATTCATGCTAGCAGCCCATGCATTAGGAATGACACGCGGTGATTGGACATTTTTGGACGTAGAAATAATTCAg ggATCATATTGGGGCGATCATGACTGGGAAATAGGTGACGTAGAAGATGCGGCGGCACGAAAAGCTTACGAAGCTCTTTTAAGAGTTTCTTTACTTCAGCCAACTTCTCCCCGGTTCCAAGACTTTGCAGAAGACGTCCGGATTCGCGCGCAAACAAATTACAATTACACATTTTCCGACGGCGaggaagttaattttttcatcggAGCTTTTTACGACGGAGTTTACTTGCTCGGAATGGCGCTCAATGAAACTCTATCTGAGGGAGGGAATATCCTTGACGGACTCGCGATGACGAAGAGAATGTGGGGTAGAGATTTTATGGGAATTACTGGGCACGTCAGGATTGATGAAGACGGCGATCGAGACGCTGATTACAGCATTCTTGATCTCGATCCTATTACCGGAAg atttgAAGTGGTCGCGCATTACTTGGGATTAAATAGGGAGTACAACCAAGTGTCCGGAAAAAAAATCCACTGGCCGGGTGGCCGCGAAGGACCACCCGCGGATATTCCTGAGTGTGGATTCCTCGGAAATGATCCGGCTTGTGCGCTTAAAACAGACGCGTATACTCTAATCCTCTACTCAAGTTTCGCGCTAGGTGTGTTTTTATTCGCGGTTTCCACTGCGGCTTGCTTGCTTTACCGACACCTACGCCTTTCGGCTGACTTGAATAACATGTCCTGGAGAATCAGACCCGAGGAACTGCTACTGGAAGTCAGTAAGactttttcttctaaaattaaTCTTCATCAGGCTATGGCGGAGGCTAAT AATTTTGGATTGGAACAAAAAAGACGAGGCTCGCAATTGAGTGGAGATTCATTAGCGCCTACTAGTATGTTTACCAGTGTCGGAATTTACAAAGGCGAAAGGGTTGCTATAAAAAAagtgactaaaaaaaaagttgttgacgtaacaaaaaaattactatgggAAATTAAACAAGTACGCGATGTTACTTCTGAAAATACTGTCAG ATTTATTGGAGCATGTCTCTGTTCACCATCCCCTACAGTATTAATACTAACAGAGTACTGTCCCAAAGGATCGCTTAAAGACGTCCTGAATAATGATGCGATAAAACTTGACTGGAATTTCCGAATGTCGTTAATTCACGATATCGTTAAA GGAATGGATTATTTACATGCGAGTGAAGTAAATGCTCACGGCAAATTGCGGTCGTGCAATTGTTTAATCGACGGACGTTTTGTTCTTAAAATATCTGACTTTGGTCTTAAGACTCTGACCACTCCAGcggaattaattattgatgataattattacacaa aattattatgGATTGCACCCGAATTATTACCACAAACAGTATTACCAGGTAGTGCTGCTACGCAAAAAGGTGATGTTTACAGTTTTGCTATTATattagaagaaataatattacGTGGTGGACCTTATGAAGTTGCTAAGAGTAATATGTCATCACAAGAa aTTGTAAATAGAGTATCTTCTGGAGAAAATCCTTGCTTTCGTCCAGAAGTCCAGCCAAAGGATTGTCCTCCAGATATTCTGTGCCTAATGGAACGCTGCTGGAGTGAAATAAGCGAGGACCGTCCAACTTTCCAAACAATCCGCGGAATAATTCGCGGGATTATGAA agGATACTGTGAAAATTTGATGGATGATTTGTTACGACGTATGGAACAGTATGCCAATAATTTAGAGGCATTAGTTGAAGAAAAAACTGAGCAATTAACTTTGGAAAAACGTCGAAGTGAAGAATTGTTGTATCAAGTATTACCAag ACAAGTAGCTGGTCAACTAATGGCAGGAGAACTGGTTCAACCCGAACAATTCGAGTCAGTGACAATTTACTTCAGCGACATAGTAGGTTTCACAGCTCTGTGCGCCCAGAGCACGGCAATGCAAGTAGTAGACTTTCTGAACGATCTCTACAGCACATTCGACCGCATAATAGGTTTCTACGACGTCTACAAAGTAGAGACAATCGGCGACGCTTATATGGTAGTCTCAGGACTGCCTCAGAGAAACGGAGACGAGCACGCCAAGGAGATAGGGCTGATGGCTCTCGCCATCCTAGACGCTGTAAAGTCCTTCAAAATCGGACACAGACAGGACTCTCAACTAAGTGTCAGAATTGGAGCTCACAGCGGTCCAGTTTGTGCTGGAGTCGTTGGCCAGAAGATGCCTCACTACTGTCTATTTGGTGACACTGTCAATACTGCTTCCCGCATGGAGTCTTCCGGCCtac ctttaaaaattcacgtATCAGAGacgacaaaaaatattttggacaAGTTCGGTACATTTGAACTTGAACTCCGCGGCGAAGTTGAACTGAAAGGCAAGGGCACAGTGACCTCTTTTTGGTTGAACGGTTGCACAACTCCAGATCCTCGGTTATCATCACCGAAGTTACGGAAGCACAGTACCAGTCCTCCGGACAACGGACAATGCACGACTTTGAATCCTTTGATTTTtcctcaaaatattttaaacgcCAAAAACTcaaataatacttttattaatttgtctgaactctaa